ATCGTCCAAATAGATGCCGAAGCCGTCGATCGGTTTGATGCCATCCTTGGCCAGTCGGTCAAAGACCGCCTGGACGACCGGGCCGGTGTTCGAGTAGGGGCCGGTGTAATCTTCGTAAACCAGGGTGTAGGGGCCGACCGCTTTTTCGGTCACCTTGAGGGTCGAGAAAAAGCCCATGTAATAGAGCCAACCGACAATCGCAACCAGCAAAATAGCCACGATCCAGAGAATGATCTTAACGACTTTCATGAATAATACCTCCCGCTGAAGATGCCAGAATCTTAGCACTGTAACAGCAAAAAACAAGGGGGTCTTTGAGCTGAACTCGGAAACGAATAGAACCGGAGACGGAGCTTACAGCTTTAAGCTGTAAGCTTGCCCCCCAAATACCCCTTGACATAGTCAGACCGGGGTGATACAATGTACGAGTCGAAGTTAATGATTCTAAGTTTAAAAAGTGTCTGCGTCTTTTTTCTTGAGTTGTCCACATGTTGGTCCTCTCAAAGTCATTAATCAAGCAGAAAATAAAGCAAGGAGAAATCTTACATGAAAAGCATATTCGTAGGTAATCTTCCGTGGTCTACCACTGATGCCGATCTTTCAGCAAAATTTTCTGAATTCGGCAACGTGATCTCGGCCCGGATCGTTTCTGACAAATTCTCGGGAAAATCCCGCGGATTCGGATTCGTTGATATGGAAAATGCCGATGCCGAAAAAGCCATTGCAGCCTTAACTGGTTACAAATGGGGCGATCGGGAAATTACCATCAATGAAGCCAAGCCGAAGTCTGAAAGTCGCGACCGTGGCGGCGAGAGACGCGGCGGCGGCGGATTCAACCGCTTCTAAGCGAAGTAGTTAGAATTCAAAGGCTCCTGGGAAACCAGGGGCCTTTTTTTTTAGTTTTTTGCGATGACCAGCCGCCACTCCATTCCGTGCAAAGCAATGGTGGTCCACTCGGCCGTCTTTTTGACCGGCGCGCCGCCGGCATGCTCGGGGAAGTCGTAACTGCCGGAACCGGTCGCTTCCATCGTCACTTTTTGGGCCAGCGCCAGTAGGCTGGGGACCGACCGATAAAGCGAGCTCTCAAAGGTCATTAATCCGACTTGCAGGGGATCCTTATCGTAAATTATCCGCCCGTCAAGCTGTAGGGCCATCGTGTCGACCGCGAAAAAATCGAACTGGTAATTTTTCACCACATTTCTCATCAGCGCGTCCGGTTTGAACACAATGCTGACGTAACCCAGCGCCTGATTGCTGGTCCCGCGAACCGGGTAGGCGAGCGAGACGGCGTAAAATCCTTCGACCGTTTTGAACATACTGCTCATCACCGGCAAGCCGCTCTTTTTTAACCGGACGAAGTGGGGTTGGTTGCCGATATAGGAGAGTTCCGAGCTTTTGTAAGTTGCCGGTTCGACCAGCAAAATATAACCGTCCGGGTTGGTCGTGACGACATCAACGACCGACTTGTGGTTGTTGTAGAGCTGTTGCAGGAGAGCGGCGGCCGCTTCGCCCGACAGTCCGGTCGAGCCGAGAAGCTCGGCGGTTTTGGCGAGGTCGCCGTCCATCTGGGTCAGTTCCCCGGCGATCTGTTGGCCGAGGACGTTGACCGGCGGCAGGTCGGGGGCTATTCCCATAGCGAACGCGGCGGTTGTAAAACAGAGCAGAGCGAGTCCGATTAATTTAACTTTCATAAATATACCTCCGCCCAAATTGTAGCACACCTCCGCGCTTGCTCAACATCATTATAAATATTAGAATGATCTAATGCCAAGCGCGATCCGAGCGGTTTTGGCGGCAGCCGCGCCCTACTGGCGAAAATTATTTGGCATTTTTAAGGAGGAGATGAATAATGGTTTGGATCTATTCACTGGTCGCGGTTGTTCTGGTCAGCTTGATCTCGCTGATCGGCGTTTTTACCCTGGCGTGGCGGCGGGAAAAATTGGGGGAGATTCTTCTTATCCTGGTTAGCTTCGCGGTCGGCGGACTGTTCGGCGACGCCTTCATCCATTTGATCCCCGAAGCGTTTGAATTGTTCGGCGATAAGCTGACGGTCTCTCTGCTGATCCTGACCGGGATCCTCCTTTTCTTCGTGCTGGAAAAGTTTGTCCGCTGGCGGCACTGTCACGTGCCGACCTCCGAACATCATCCTCATCCTGTCGTCTTCATGAACCTGATCGGCGACGGGGTCCATAACCTGATCGACGGGATGATCATCGCCGCCAGTTTTATGGTCAGTTTCCCGATCGGGCTGGCGACTTCGCTGGCGGTCATCCTGCACGAGATCCCGCAGGAGATCGGCGATTTCGGGATTTTGGTCCATGGCGGAGTGAAGATCAATCAGGCCTTGCTCCTGAATTTTGCTTCCGCTTTGCTGGCGATCATCGGCGCCCTAATTTCGCTGACCGTCGGGCCGTTCGTTAAGGATTATGCCGCTTTTCTGATGCCGCTGACCGCCGGCGGCTTCATTTACATGGCCGGATCGGACCTGATCCCGACCTTGCACGATCAGTGCGATCCCAGCGAATCCTGGAAACAGTTCCTGGCGATCGTCTTCGGCCTGTTGGTGATGGTCGGGCTCTTGTTCATTGCCAAATAGCAGGGAACTTTTTGCCGGGACGCTTTGTCTAATTACGATGGAGGGGCAATGACCGATTTCGCGCGGCTTTACGCAGAGCATAAAATGCTGGTTTGGCAGATCGTCTCCCGGTATGGTTCTGCCCGGGAAGATCGCGAAGACCTCTTTCAGGAGATCTTTTTAGCGGTCCATAAAGCGTTGCCCCGCTTCCGGGGTGAAGCGAACATCAAGACCTGGGTTTACCGGATCGCGGTCAACACTTCGATCAATCACGCTAAACGACAAGCCCTTTACCGGAAAGGGCGCCAAATTCTGGCGACTTTGCGGGTGATCGATGAGCCGGCCCCCGAAGCGGCCGACGATCTTTCCGGCCCGCTGGCTAAACTAAACCCGCGCCAGCGGATGATCCTGATCCTGGCCGAGGTCGAAGAGCGTTCTTTGGAGGAGATTGCCGATCTGACCGGGTTGCCGGTCGGGACCGTTAAGTCGAATCTCCACCGGGCGCGTGAGATCGTAAAAAAGGAAGTGATGAAGAATGGATAAGTACGACCACTACATCAACCGTTTGAAAAAGGAACCCCACCGGCCGGATTTTGACCGCCTTTACCGGCAGATCGAAGCCAAGCGGACCAGGAGTTTATTTTTTAAACAGTTTGCCGTGCCGCTGGGGATTGTAGCCGCGATCTTTCTTTTGGCCTGGCCGGCCGCCCGTTATTTTGACCAGTCGAGCGAGCGAGGCGACCTGCTCTCGTTCGTTATTCAGGACGACAGTTCGAACCGGCCGGAGCTCGATAATTTTATTTTTGAGAATTAGGGAACTTTTTGCCGGAGCGCCGTGTCTAAGTAGTTAAAAGGGAGGAAAAATCATGAAGATCAAATATTTAGTAGTTGGGATTTTGGCGGTTGGGATATTTTGCGGGGTTTCGCCGGTGAGCGCGCAGCGCGGGCCGGGTTTTGGCGGAGCTGATGGGGGGATGATGAGGCAGGGGAAGATGAGAATGGGGCCGGAAAAACTATTTCGGAACCTCGATTTAACGGCCGATCAAAAAGCGAAATTGCTCGATGTGCGCCAGGCAATGGAAAAAGAACTTCTGCCATATGAGCAAAAGAACGAGCCGCTAATGATTAAAATGAGGGAAGAGATGACCAAAGACAGTCCCGATCTTCGGACGATCGAAAATTATTTAAAGGAGATCAACCAGAACCGCCTGAACGTTGAGCTGAAGCGGACCGAGTTTATGCTGAAATCATGGGTGATCCTGACCCCGGACCAAAAAGAGAAATTCCGCAAGACAGAGAAAGAAATCTGGAATAAAATGAAAAAGGGTGATCGGTAAAACCGGCTAATAATGAGAAAGCTGCTGAAGAAATCTAAGTTCGTAGCAAAGGAAACCCGCGACAATATCGTCGCGGTTTCCTTTGCGTACCCAAACAAGCTTATTTTGGAAGCCGAGACGATATTGTCTCAGGCTTCCAAAATCGTCGTAAGTTTACTACTAATCTTCTTCCTGACCGGTCAGGCTTTTAGTTTGACCTGGCGGGAAGCGCTTGAGCTGGCGCCGCGCAACAGCAACGAGATCAAGAGCGCGCGGAAACAGCTCGAGGTCGCCCAGTGGACCTATTACAAATCATACAGCGGTTTTCTGCCGCAGGTTTCGGCCAGCCTCTCGACCGGCCAGTCGGAAAATTCCAGCGGCCAATCGACCAGTTATACTTACGGGCTCAACGTTTCCCAGGCTCTTTTTAAGGGCTTCAGCAATTACTACAACGTAACTTCCGCCAACGCCAGCCTGAACTATTACCAGGCGAGCCTTCAGTTTAATGAAGCCGATTATTATTACCAGCTTCGCCAGGCTTACGTCAATCTGTACATCAGTCAGCGTAACTTGTCGATGCTCAAGCAGATCCGGGAATCGCGCTCCGAGAACGCCCGGATGATCAAATTGCTTTACGATAGCGGAAAAGAAGACAACGGCAATTACCTGCGGACCCAGGCGCAGTTGAAAGAGGCCGATTATAACGTCGTTTCGGCCGGCCGCCAATTGGAGCTCACCCGGTTAAAACTGGCCCAGATCCTCAACGCCGACGCTGGTTCGGCT
This window of the Candidatus Margulisiibacteriota bacterium genome carries:
- a CDS encoding TolC family protein; this encodes MRKLLKKSKFVAKETRDNIVAVSFAYPNKLILEAETILSQASKIVVSLLLIFFLTGQAFSLTWREALELAPRNSNEIKSARKQLEVAQWTYYKSYSGFLPQVSASLSTGQSENSSGQSTSYTYGLNVSQALFKGFSNYYNVTSANASLNYYQASLQFNEADYYYQLRQAYVNLYISQRNLSMLKQIRESRSENARMIKLLYDSGKEDNGNYLRTQAQLKEADYNVVSAGRQLELTRLKLAQILNADAGSAESVNLSAVETPDYNALLKAAPAYKIAKSQLEISSLQQQSTISEFLPSISLQGSYSKSGSSWPPDSSNKSLSLSLSYSLFPGGSNIADRVITNAQYDKAKEDYAKTEKDLFYTLKQNYLQLQDAVEDLLIQQEYLAASTERSRIAQVKYLNGLVTYTEWDQIQNEYISAQNSLLNANKSALLAEASWYKSFGGWIK
- a CDS encoding cache domain-containing protein — protein: MKVKLIGLALLCFTTAAFAMGIAPDLPPVNVLGQQIAGELTQMDGDLAKTAELLGSTGLSGEAAAALLQQLYNNHKSVVDVVTTNPDGYILLVEPATYKSSELSYIGNQPHFVRLKKSGLPVMSSMFKTVEGFYAVSLAYPVRGTSNQALGYVSIVFKPDALMRNVVKNYQFDFFAVDTMALQLDGRIIYDKDPLQVGLMTFESSLYRSVPSLLALAQKVTMEATGSGSYDFPEHAGGAPVKKTAEWTTIALHGMEWRLVIAKN
- a CDS encoding periplasmic heavy metal sensor; the encoded protein is MKIKYLVVGILAVGIFCGVSPVSAQRGPGFGGADGGMMRQGKMRMGPEKLFRNLDLTADQKAKLLDVRQAMEKELLPYEQKNEPLMIKMREEMTKDSPDLRTIENYLKEINQNRLNVELKRTEFMLKSWVILTPDQKEKFRKTEKEIWNKMKKGDR
- a CDS encoding RNA-binding protein, which codes for MKSIFVGNLPWSTTDADLSAKFSEFGNVISARIVSDKFSGKSRGFGFVDMENADAEKAIAALTGYKWGDREITINEAKPKSESRDRGGERRGGGGFNRF
- a CDS encoding ZIP family metal transporter: MVWIYSLVAVVLVSLISLIGVFTLAWRREKLGEILLILVSFAVGGLFGDAFIHLIPEAFELFGDKLTVSLLILTGILLFFVLEKFVRWRHCHVPTSEHHPHPVVFMNLIGDGVHNLIDGMIIAASFMVSFPIGLATSLAVILHEIPQEIGDFGILVHGGVKINQALLLNFASALLAIIGALISLTVGPFVKDYAAFLMPLTAGGFIYMAGSDLIPTLHDQCDPSESWKQFLAIVFGLLVMVGLLFIAK
- a CDS encoding sigma-70 family RNA polymerase sigma factor, which translates into the protein MTDFARLYAEHKMLVWQIVSRYGSAREDREDLFQEIFLAVHKALPRFRGEANIKTWVYRIAVNTSINHAKRQALYRKGRQILATLRVIDEPAPEAADDLSGPLAKLNPRQRMILILAEVEERSLEEIADLTGLPVGTVKSNLHRAREIVKKEVMKNG